From Prosthecobacter dejongeii, the proteins below share one genomic window:
- the queD gene encoding 6-carboxytetrahydropterin synthase QueD has protein sequence MRCRIIKDFRFEAAQTLPNLPGNHKCTQMHGHSFKVEIAVEGEVDPHIGWVYDHAEISKAMKPLLDRMDHAYLNEIEGLENPTIENMAAWLWKKLSPQLPGLCEIVIYETPTARCVFRGEF, from the coding sequence ATGCGCTGCCGCATCATTAAAGACTTCCGCTTCGAGGCTGCTCAAACGCTGCCTAATCTCCCTGGTAATCACAAGTGCACCCAGATGCACGGTCATAGCTTTAAAGTGGAGATTGCTGTCGAAGGAGAGGTGGACCCCCATATCGGTTGGGTTTATGATCATGCCGAAATCAGCAAGGCCATGAAGCCGCTGCTGGACCGCATGGATCATGCTTATCTGAATGAGATCGAGGGGCTGGAGAATCCGACCATCGAAAACATGGCGGCTTGGCTCTGGAAAAAACTGTCTCCGCAACTTCCAGGCCTCTGCGAAATCGTCATTTACGAGACACCGACGGCACGCTGCGTTTTCCGTGGAGAGTTCTGA
- a CDS encoding right-handed parallel beta-helix repeat-containing protein has translation MRFTPLLCLLAATTFAADVTPVTVDAARFPNLQAAFDSVPLSGGIVMLPPGKFEITEPLRIHTEDTRIVGAGAATCIINKNEEGKPALILRPPTLDQDKKAKLWRIQLADFRIQGQEKSGDGIFAESIQEIYLSGMSVDHHGGHGVQLLDCFEDPRINGCIFTYNKKCGIEIINCHDIVVNANHFEENQDALHCTDSFNLCMNGNNVDDHLRHGVVIENTYGSVVSGNMIEECNGTAVILDRDCYGITLSANVIAHHLEGGIDLRDAHGCSISANTFTIAHKFSVRISADSGRNTLSGNNFCNTHIGAAQDKRPAEGKTPMSIDEGTGILLEGPSHCTLSANTFSGLSSAAIWSTKPCKGMMITQNLATDCGRKLSEGQGWFVMETDKSSLVKDNLESR, from the coding sequence ATGCGTTTCACTCCCCTCCTCTGTCTCCTGGCCGCGACCACCTTCGCGGCCGATGTCACCCCGGTCACCGTGGATGCCGCCCGGTTTCCTAACCTGCAGGCTGCCTTTGACTCCGTTCCTCTATCCGGAGGGATTGTGATGCTACCACCTGGTAAATTTGAAATCACCGAACCTTTGCGAATTCACACGGAGGATACCCGTATCGTAGGAGCTGGTGCAGCTACCTGCATCATCAATAAAAACGAGGAGGGCAAACCTGCCCTAATTCTGCGCCCACCCACATTGGATCAGGATAAAAAGGCCAAACTATGGCGCATACAGTTGGCAGATTTCCGCATCCAGGGGCAGGAGAAGAGTGGAGATGGCATCTTTGCCGAATCCATCCAAGAGATCTATCTCAGCGGGATGTCGGTGGACCACCATGGAGGCCACGGCGTACAATTGCTGGATTGTTTTGAAGACCCACGCATCAATGGATGCATCTTCACCTATAACAAAAAGTGTGGCATTGAGATCATCAACTGTCACGACATCGTCGTGAATGCCAACCACTTTGAGGAGAATCAAGATGCCCTGCACTGTACCGATTCCTTCAACCTTTGCATGAATGGCAATAACGTGGATGATCACTTGCGTCACGGAGTGGTGATCGAAAACACCTATGGTTCCGTGGTCAGTGGCAACATGATTGAAGAGTGCAATGGTACGGCCGTGATCCTAGATCGTGATTGCTACGGCATCACCCTCAGCGCCAACGTCATCGCTCACCATTTGGAAGGTGGGATTGACCTTCGCGATGCTCACGGCTGCTCGATAAGCGCCAACACCTTCACCATCGCCCACAAGTTTTCCGTGCGTATCAGCGCTGACTCTGGGCGCAATACCCTTTCTGGAAACAACTTCTGCAACACCCACATCGGAGCCGCGCAGGATAAACGCCCTGCCGAAGGTAAAACGCCCATGAGCATCGATGAAGGCACGGGCATTCTACTCGAAGGCCCCTCTCATTGCACCCTGAGTGCGAATACCTTCAGCGGACTTTCCTCTGCCGCCATTTGGAGTACCAAGCCCTGCAAAGGCATGATGATCACTCAAAACTTGGCCACCGATTGTGGACGAAAATTGTCAGAAGGTCAGGGGTGGTTTGTGATGGAGACAGACAAATCCAGTCTGGTCAAAGACAACCTGGAATCTCGCTAA
- a CDS encoding TlyA family RNA methyltransferase, translated as MARIRLDLALVQRGLVPSREQAKRLIMAGEVFLGEELITKPGWLIRQDAVLRVKEPPRFVSRGGFKMEGALEHFGIHVAGWVAMDVGASTGGFTDCLLQRGVAKVYAFDVGTNQMVWKLRNDPRVICRENFNVRHLVPADVPEQVDFIVADVSFISLTLVLPGALSALKPGGQALVLVKPQFELSREEIGKGGIVREPELHLKACARIQTFVEGCPDLEWRGIVESSIQGTDGNREFLAWFAKRVLPE; from the coding sequence ATGGCCAGGATTCGTCTTGATCTCGCCCTCGTTCAGCGTGGGCTGGTACCTTCCCGTGAACAGGCTAAAAGGCTCATCATGGCAGGGGAGGTTTTCCTTGGGGAAGAACTCATCACTAAACCGGGGTGGCTCATACGGCAGGATGCGGTCTTGAGGGTCAAGGAACCACCTCGTTTTGTGAGCCGAGGTGGGTTCAAAATGGAGGGGGCCCTCGAACATTTCGGGATCCATGTCGCCGGTTGGGTGGCAATGGATGTGGGTGCATCCACCGGGGGATTTACAGATTGTCTGCTCCAGCGCGGGGTTGCCAAGGTCTATGCCTTTGATGTCGGCACAAACCAGATGGTCTGGAAGTTACGCAATGACCCGCGCGTGATCTGCCGTGAGAATTTTAATGTCCGTCATCTCGTGCCTGCCGATGTGCCTGAGCAGGTTGATTTCATCGTTGCGGATGTCTCATTCATCTCGCTCACATTGGTTCTTCCTGGGGCGCTTTCTGCTTTAAAGCCGGGTGGCCAGGCCCTGGTCTTGGTAAAACCTCAGTTTGAACTCAGCCGCGAGGAGATCGGCAAAGGGGGCATCGTGCGTGAGCCAGAACTTCATCTCAAAGCCTGCGCCCGCATCCAGACCTTTGTGGAAGGGTGCCCAGATTTAGAATGGCGTGGGATCGTAGAATCCTCCATCCAAGGAACCGACGGCAACCGCGAGTTTTTAGCTTGGTTCGCGAAACGCGTCTTACCAGAGTGA
- a CDS encoding ParA family protein: protein MRIVAITNQKGGVGKTTTAVNLSACLAQRGVRCLLIDLDSQGNATSGLGLAKEEGGSIYSALVEGSDPHDVIRSTRLPNLSIIRSHQELAGCEIELAQRGNHLTRLREVLDQLRQSNHFDYAFLDCPPSLGVLMTSALAAADEMLVPIQCEYFGLEGLSSIVQVVQQIRDCGVNPNLLLEGIVMTMYDQRANLANQVVNDVKSYFAEVIYNTIIPRTVRLGEAPSYGKTIIEYESSGRGAQAYRALAEEFMARRANK, encoded by the coding sequence ATGCGGATAGTCGCGATCACCAATCAAAAGGGCGGAGTGGGTAAGACCACGACCGCTGTTAATCTGTCTGCTTGTCTCGCCCAGCGAGGCGTTCGCTGCTTGCTCATTGACCTGGATTCTCAGGGCAATGCCACCAGTGGACTCGGTTTGGCTAAAGAAGAAGGTGGCAGCATTTATTCAGCCTTGGTTGAAGGCAGCGACCCGCACGACGTTATCCGCAGCACACGTCTGCCCAATCTTTCCATCATCCGCAGCCACCAAGAACTGGCTGGCTGTGAGATCGAGCTAGCCCAGCGGGGAAATCACCTCACCCGCCTTCGTGAAGTGCTGGATCAACTCCGTCAGTCAAACCACTTTGACTATGCCTTCCTTGATTGCCCCCCCTCGCTGGGAGTCCTGATGACTTCCGCCCTCGCGGCAGCGGATGAGATGTTGGTGCCCATCCAATGTGAGTACTTCGGGTTGGAAGGGTTATCGAGCATTGTACAAGTCGTTCAGCAAATCCGCGATTGCGGGGTAAACCCGAACCTTCTGTTAGAAGGTATCGTCATGACGATGTACGACCAGCGAGCCAATCTGGCCAATCAAGTCGTCAATGACGTGAAGAGCTACTTTGCAGAGGTCATATACAATACCATTATCCCGCGAACCGTGCGCCTGGGAGAAGCCCCCAGTTACGGAAAGACGATCATTGAATATGAATCTTCTGGTCGTGGTGCTCAGGCTTATCGCGCGCTGGCAGAAGAGTTCATGGCCAGACGTGCCAACAAATAG
- a CDS encoding chorismate-binding protein, which yields MTDIAFFRLPGGRAWIGQGPFESFAEAPAGGGVFYVNDFDLTDAKPWKKPARLIEVAPETLATTTGWNGAQPPHIQWAKPATEWFKMAFRRIRREVLARRLEKMVPVLTESGTITEGDPVRLLERVMSAPTNTWGYGWVNAQGGYLGATPELLFRLQGQTVETMALAGTAKPGDQAAFLTDVKEIEEHEIVVRYLTDRLSTLGQVQREPRGLCQTTGLLHFQSHLRVTLERPSEPGALVKELHPTPAVGCLPREEPWLARLREYRSQLNVPGFFGAPFGFIEPGEIPTCHVVVAIRGMSWAGNQAQLPSGCGIVGGSAFDHEWRELRLKRESVIAMLGL from the coding sequence ATGACGGATATCGCATTTTTCAGGTTGCCCGGTGGACGGGCGTGGATCGGCCAAGGCCCCTTTGAGTCTTTCGCAGAGGCCCCAGCCGGGGGCGGGGTGTTCTATGTCAACGATTTCGACCTCACCGACGCTAAGCCTTGGAAGAAGCCCGCACGACTTATTGAAGTAGCTCCAGAAACCCTTGCCACAACCACGGGCTGGAATGGCGCACAGCCCCCCCACATCCAGTGGGCGAAGCCTGCGACCGAATGGTTCAAAATGGCCTTTCGCAGGATTCGGCGCGAGGTGCTAGCTCGTCGGCTTGAAAAAATGGTGCCCGTCTTGACGGAAAGTGGGACCATCACTGAAGGTGATCCTGTGCGGCTACTAGAACGTGTGATGTCAGCCCCCACCAATACCTGGGGCTACGGCTGGGTAAATGCCCAGGGCGGCTATCTGGGTGCAACGCCTGAATTGCTCTTTCGGCTGCAGGGCCAAACGGTGGAGACCATGGCCCTCGCTGGAACGGCCAAACCTGGGGACCAGGCTGCTTTTCTCACTGATGTTAAAGAGATCGAAGAGCATGAGATCGTCGTGCGCTATCTTACAGATCGGCTTAGCACATTGGGCCAGGTACAGCGTGAGCCACGCGGGCTATGCCAGACGACTGGACTGCTGCACTTCCAAAGTCATCTGCGTGTGACCCTAGAGCGCCCGTCAGAGCCAGGGGCTTTGGTGAAGGAACTCCACCCCACACCTGCTGTCGGCTGCCTGCCCCGCGAAGAACCCTGGCTGGCCCGTCTGCGGGAGTATCGCAGCCAATTGAATGTTCCTGGTTTCTTTGGGGCTCCTTTTGGTTTTATCGAGCCTGGGGAAATCCCCACTTGCCATGTAGTTGTGGCCATCCGTGGCATGAGTTGGGCAGGTAACCAAGCCCAACTCCCTTCTGGCTGTGGCATTGTGGGCGGTAGTGCCTTTGACCACGAATGGCGGGAGCTCAGGCTGAAGCGGGAATCTGTGATTGCGATGCTGGGGCTTTAA
- the menD gene encoding 2-succinyl-5-enolpyruvyl-6-hydroxy-3-cyclohexene-1-carboxylic-acid synthase — MNTHIIRSLITALARMGVAEVCVAAGARNAPIIAALTESEGVKLWNFFEERSAAFFAIGRILADRAPVAVLTTSGTAAAELLPAAIEAHYQGLPLVLITADRPRRFRGTGAPQAIEQKNLFGDYVSACLDVEVGISMSWPTRIGPRPLHINICLDEPLDTNHNGVDFLAHHGPAAAKAPTAPVFAVESLPTAILVSGLTKSEAQSVAPVLANLGVPIMAEATSNLWGKWADKPKLDHLLHVAAESHFQALDVQQIIRIGGVPTARWWRDLEDRPEIHVTNISRLPFPGLARQQRVQTLPWSCLQGLAKFQLPPAIVASKAPDVQACMSDYPLSEPAWIRELAMHIPAMARVFLGNSLPIREFNLGVSSLQHEVEFFSNRGANGIDGIVSTWLGMSAIVRESWLVIGDLSALYDLAAPWIMPQLPQGNRKLVVINNGGGKIFSQVSSLRSLSRQARHIIENRHRVTFAPWAQMWGMNYLQVTHPDQLEDLPEGPLLIEIVPDAEQTDAFYAAIK, encoded by the coding sequence ATGAATACTCACATCATCCGCTCTCTCATCACCGCACTCGCCCGTATGGGAGTGGCGGAGGTCTGTGTGGCTGCGGGAGCACGCAATGCACCGATCATCGCGGCTTTGACCGAAAGTGAAGGTGTGAAGCTTTGGAATTTTTTCGAAGAACGAAGTGCAGCCTTTTTCGCCATTGGGCGCATCTTGGCAGATCGGGCCCCTGTCGCAGTCTTGACGACTTCGGGGACCGCTGCGGCAGAGCTACTGCCCGCAGCCATTGAGGCACACTATCAAGGCCTCCCTCTGGTCTTGATCACGGCGGATAGGCCACGCCGTTTTCGTGGCACGGGAGCCCCTCAGGCGATCGAGCAAAAAAATCTTTTTGGTGACTATGTCTCCGCCTGTCTGGATGTGGAAGTGGGCATCAGCATGTCATGGCCCACCCGCATCGGTCCGCGCCCCTTACACATCAATATTTGCCTGGACGAGCCGTTAGATACCAACCACAACGGCGTGGATTTCCTAGCCCACCATGGCCCGGCCGCAGCCAAAGCACCGACGGCCCCCGTTTTCGCGGTCGAATCTCTGCCCACGGCCATTCTGGTCTCTGGTTTGACCAAATCGGAGGCCCAGAGTGTCGCTCCAGTATTGGCTAATTTAGGGGTACCGATCATGGCTGAAGCCACATCGAATCTATGGGGCAAATGGGCAGATAAACCCAAGCTGGACCACCTCTTGCATGTAGCTGCAGAGTCTCACTTCCAGGCACTGGACGTTCAGCAGATCATCCGCATCGGTGGCGTGCCGACTGCTCGCTGGTGGCGAGATCTTGAGGACCGACCAGAGATCCATGTGACCAACATCTCACGCCTCCCTTTTCCCGGTCTAGCCCGCCAGCAGCGGGTGCAGACCCTTCCTTGGTCTTGCCTTCAGGGTTTGGCTAAATTCCAGCTACCTCCTGCGATTGTCGCCAGCAAAGCCCCAGATGTGCAGGCCTGCATGAGTGACTACCCACTTTCAGAACCAGCCTGGATCCGAGAGCTGGCCATGCATATCCCAGCGATGGCTCGCGTGTTTCTGGGAAATAGCTTACCGATTCGTGAATTCAATCTGGGGGTAAGTTCCCTTCAGCATGAAGTGGAATTTTTCTCCAACCGCGGGGCCAATGGGATTGATGGCATCGTTTCCACTTGGTTAGGCATGAGCGCTATTGTTCGTGAAAGTTGGCTTGTCATTGGCGATCTCAGCGCTCTGTATGATCTCGCAGCTCCATGGATCATGCCCCAACTTCCTCAGGGGAATCGCAAGCTTGTCGTCATCAACAATGGAGGTGGTAAAATCTTTTCCCAGGTTTCCTCCTTGCGTAGCCTGTCACGCCAGGCCCGCCACATCATCGAAAATCGCCACCGTGTCACCTTCGCCCCCTGGGCTCAGATGTGGGGGATGAATTACCTGCAAGTCACACATCCAGACCAACTGGAAGACCTTCCGGAAGGCCCCCTCCTGATTGAGATCGTGCCAGATGCGGAGCAGACGGATGCCTTCTACGCCGCAATTAAGTGA
- a CDS encoding sulfatase, producing the protein MFFPVRFFLLVFCLGSITAVAAPKAKTRSAAGKPNVLFIMADDLKDYVGWMGGHPQAQTPNMDRLAKMGMRFTNAHCNYALCNPSRTSLLTGLLPASSGVFGNEQDWRRSVQVIGKPTLPEHFKTMGFATAAGGKIFHANHGGPEGRLAGWHGGRRGFEQDAAWDTRFPETGVQIPDLPVHTGQNFNGMNSWHWDWGQIDVPDELTEDGAVTTWAAGFLKQKAKKPFFLSVGLYRPHSPWYVPQKYFDLFPLDSIQLPEVKEGDLEDVPEFARSYNKAGSHHDEIVTKNQWQEAVRAYLASVAFCDAMLGQVLDALATGPNAKNTIIVFTSDHGWYLGEKRLWHKGKLWEEATRVPLTIYAPGLTKEDTVSDQPVSLVDLYPTLCDLVKIAKPEHLDGHSLLPLLKDPSSISEGPAITTMGGGKKVSYAARSDRWRYIRYADGSEELYDHQSDPHEWTNVAAEPSHAALKQELAAYFPKEFKRASRMPEEVGTKPSDDGSVHLKLQIGDELSAEESPSIQGRGLFVDAVFDYNPRVDADSTLVSQGHAKMGWALHLVAGKPTLSLFQEGKVTSITGDGLVAGSCNVRAMIDADGLMSLAVPGRSEVLGVTPFADGFPSQPTEGLSAGKSFGPLSVSDFPDSTPWDGQVQRLRITLMPPKETVAKPGN; encoded by the coding sequence ATGTTTTTCCCCGTCCGGTTTTTTCTCCTTGTTTTTTGTCTCGGCTCCATCACCGCCGTGGCGGCTCCTAAAGCCAAAACCCGTAGTGCGGCGGGTAAGCCGAATGTGCTTTTCATCATGGCTGATGATCTCAAAGACTATGTAGGCTGGATGGGCGGGCATCCGCAGGCGCAGACACCTAACATGGATCGCCTTGCCAAAATGGGCATGCGTTTCACTAATGCCCACTGCAACTATGCGCTGTGCAATCCCTCTCGCACAAGCTTACTGACGGGGCTACTGCCAGCCTCCAGTGGCGTTTTTGGCAATGAGCAGGATTGGCGGCGCAGTGTGCAGGTGATCGGCAAACCGACCTTGCCTGAGCATTTTAAAACCATGGGGTTCGCCACAGCCGCCGGGGGCAAAATTTTTCATGCCAATCATGGCGGGCCTGAAGGTCGCCTCGCGGGTTGGCATGGGGGCCGGCGTGGTTTCGAGCAGGATGCCGCCTGGGATACCCGTTTTCCTGAGACGGGAGTGCAGATTCCTGACCTGCCTGTGCATACGGGGCAAAATTTTAATGGCATGAATTCCTGGCATTGGGATTGGGGCCAGATTGATGTGCCGGATGAATTGACGGAAGATGGTGCGGTCACCACTTGGGCGGCAGGGTTTCTTAAACAGAAAGCCAAAAAACCCTTTTTCCTTTCTGTGGGCCTGTATCGTCCACACTCGCCCTGGTATGTGCCTCAGAAGTATTTTGACCTGTTCCCGCTGGACAGCATTCAACTGCCAGAGGTGAAGGAGGGAGATCTGGAGGATGTGCCTGAATTTGCTCGCTCCTATAATAAGGCAGGAAGTCATCACGATGAAATCGTGACAAAAAATCAGTGGCAGGAAGCGGTGCGCGCTTACCTAGCCAGCGTGGCTTTCTGTGACGCCATGCTGGGCCAAGTTCTGGATGCGCTGGCCACTGGCCCGAATGCAAAAAATACGATCATCGTCTTCACTTCGGATCACGGCTGGTATCTTGGCGAAAAGCGCCTGTGGCATAAAGGCAAACTTTGGGAGGAGGCCACCCGTGTGCCCCTGACGATCTACGCCCCAGGTTTGACAAAAGAAGACACTGTCAGTGATCAGCCTGTGTCGCTGGTTGATCTCTATCCCACTCTTTGTGATTTGGTTAAGATCGCCAAACCTGAGCACCTGGACGGCCACAGCCTGCTGCCTCTTTTGAAAGATCCCTCCAGCATAAGCGAGGGGCCTGCCATTACCACCATGGGGGGAGGCAAAAAGGTAAGCTATGCGGCGCGGAGTGATCGCTGGCGTTACATTCGATACGCAGATGGCAGTGAGGAACTCTATGATCACCAGTCTGACCCTCATGAGTGGACGAATGTGGCAGCAGAGCCTTCTCATGCTGCATTGAAACAAGAACTAGCTGCCTATTTCCCGAAGGAATTTAAACGTGCCTCTCGCATGCCCGAAGAGGTGGGCACTAAGCCCAGTGATGACGGCAGTGTGCATCTGAAACTGCAAATCGGTGATGAGCTGAGCGCTGAGGAATCTCCAAGCATTCAGGGAAGGGGGCTGTTTGTGGACGCTGTATTTGATTATAATCCGCGAGTGGATGCAGACAGCACCCTTGTTTCCCAGGGTCATGCAAAGATGGGCTGGGCTTTACATTTGGTCGCAGGGAAGCCGACGCTGAGCCTCTTCCAAGAGGGCAAAGTTACTTCCATCACGGGAGATGGTTTAGTCGCTGGCTCCTGCAATGTGAGGGCGATGATTGATGCCGATGGGCTTATGTCGTTGGCTGTCCCTGGCCGGAGTGAAGTTTTGGGGGTGACTCCTTTTGCCGATGGTTTTCCTTCTCAGCCTACTGAGGGCTTGAGCGCAGGGAAAAGCTTTGGCCCCCTGAGCGTGTCGGATTTTCCTGATAGCACTCCCTGGGATGGTCAAGTTCAGCGTCTTCGTATCACCCTTATGCCACCTAAAGAGACCGTGGCGAAGCCAGGGAATTGA
- a CDS encoding DEAD/DEAH box helicase, with product MEFTEKWLGEIGGWQAMKAARGLVEAGLVELQTVEASLVRGLAGSGKVKFACGLRIKSRSDVDNLCTCPAARRSMICEHSLAVALLHLRPAPARSVPGASRPVGAPTPLTMGARSTSAPVQPAPKVRQPRRVPGRYTLFLPEGLFGGGVKEPLGAYVKFVAGGEAEESLFAAWLAEQGIQAQSAPMSLNAKVLADVLPLLAGHPRVIAGKPSGGGVGVAVAFEPMRLPLLIESAGDQVTLKLEGVGQQPLFKTQPAGWWTCRETTSLFSIPAVSADVVQILAELPTRRPLTWLVAHREALSEVFQVEMRGATLEKFHVVPVPCHFVLHLDGSFQAADVTLSAEYAGHRWNLTSGSTSVAIEKIFPIQDQDSPGTFYVSNRHAEARLLARLQFLGFKTAGIKLGTTDTEVFRLMGQDNVMRFYASELPRLRHELRVVEGEKWRAATRGVARIQPQVRQVPTEGERGAGSDWLVMEFGYESPDGFRLPRAEVLRLVRSGQRSVQGKNGKKYLLDLQEVEEFEDTLKDVPLQITPDGARISSLHAGYFLPESEATTPLPDEKTTLTQLGELGGRLRPYQLLGVRWMTSLVLAGRGGLLGDEMGLGKTVQSIALVTSFLSQRKAQETILIVCPKSLCGNWLSEFERFAPQLRVAISQGSKRDSLLNSIDAWNVIITTYQLIVRDIDKLKIKNFGLILLDEASYIRNPDTDAAKSLRSLRAHARVALTGTPVENSTRDLWSIYQFLLPGYLGSRENFKERFDQPIQTALGTPAGQAASERLKKLIRPYFLRRTKREVLKDLPDKIEQVLWCDPSPAQGEVYRRLLEEGREEIKAARKRSGQGGAKMTMFTVLLRLRQACCDLRLTGLQGDTLGKLEREDLSGKWPMLQERLDGIIEGGGKVLIFSQFVQYLRLVRDYLGEQKTPYAYLDGSSQDRDAQVKTFQSHPSCRVFLISLKAGGYGLNLTAADHVILLDPWWNPAVESQAIDRAHRIGQQRVVTAYRLAIRGTVEERILALQAKKRGLVEAALDEQSPLMAGLQESDLEALIEG from the coding sequence ATGGAATTCACGGAGAAATGGTTGGGAGAAATCGGTGGCTGGCAAGCCATGAAGGCCGCGCGTGGCCTCGTGGAAGCTGGTCTTGTAGAACTGCAAACGGTAGAGGCCAGCCTTGTGCGTGGCTTAGCCGGGAGCGGTAAGGTGAAATTTGCCTGCGGCCTCCGCATCAAAAGCCGCAGCGATGTGGACAACCTCTGCACCTGTCCAGCAGCCCGCCGAAGCATGATCTGCGAGCATTCGCTCGCGGTCGCTCTTTTGCATCTGCGCCCGGCTCCGGCTCGCTCGGTCCCAGGGGCTTCGCGTCCAGTGGGCGCACCCACGCCGCTAACGATGGGGGCTCGTTCAACCTCGGCTCCAGTCCAGCCAGCACCTAAAGTGCGCCAGCCCCGGCGTGTACCTGGACGATACACCCTGTTTTTGCCGGAAGGTCTTTTTGGCGGAGGTGTGAAGGAACCTTTGGGAGCTTATGTGAAGTTTGTAGCTGGTGGTGAAGCGGAGGAATCGCTGTTCGCCGCATGGCTGGCTGAGCAGGGGATTCAGGCCCAAAGCGCCCCGATGTCTCTTAATGCCAAAGTTTTGGCAGATGTGCTGCCCCTTTTGGCTGGGCATCCTCGTGTCATTGCGGGAAAACCGTCTGGAGGTGGCGTGGGGGTGGCTGTGGCATTTGAGCCGATGCGCCTCCCTTTGCTGATCGAATCTGCAGGTGACCAAGTAACGCTGAAATTAGAGGGAGTCGGCCAGCAGCCGCTTTTCAAGACTCAGCCCGCAGGGTGGTGGACCTGCCGTGAGACTACGAGTCTCTTTTCGATTCCCGCTGTTTCAGCAGATGTGGTCCAAATATTGGCTGAGCTTCCTACACGTCGACCTCTGACTTGGCTGGTGGCTCATCGGGAGGCTTTATCTGAGGTGTTCCAAGTCGAAATGCGGGGGGCGACGTTGGAGAAGTTCCATGTTGTCCCGGTGCCTTGTCACTTCGTTCTTCACCTGGATGGTTCATTCCAGGCGGCAGATGTGACCCTCTCCGCCGAATATGCAGGGCATCGTTGGAATCTCACCTCGGGTTCCACCTCAGTGGCGATTGAAAAAATATTTCCTATTCAGGATCAAGATTCTCCCGGTACTTTTTACGTTTCTAACAGACATGCTGAAGCGCGGTTATTAGCGCGTCTTCAGTTTCTGGGTTTCAAAACGGCAGGTATCAAACTTGGGACGACAGATACGGAAGTGTTTCGCCTTATGGGGCAGGACAATGTCATGCGGTTTTATGCTTCGGAGTTGCCTCGTCTTCGTCATGAACTGCGAGTGGTCGAGGGGGAGAAATGGCGTGCAGCTACCCGTGGCGTGGCCAGAATTCAGCCACAGGTCCGGCAAGTACCAACTGAGGGGGAGCGCGGGGCGGGCTCGGATTGGCTTGTGATGGAATTTGGTTATGAATCTCCTGATGGATTCCGTTTACCGCGTGCTGAGGTGTTACGGTTAGTCCGCTCTGGGCAGCGTTCTGTGCAGGGGAAGAATGGGAAAAAATACCTGCTAGATCTCCAGGAAGTGGAGGAATTTGAGGACACTCTGAAGGACGTTCCTCTACAAATCACTCCCGATGGTGCCCGCATCAGCTCCCTGCATGCGGGGTACTTTTTGCCAGAATCTGAGGCGACTACCCCACTTCCAGATGAAAAGACTACCCTTACGCAGCTTGGGGAACTGGGTGGGCGCTTGCGACCCTATCAGTTGCTCGGGGTGCGCTGGATGACCTCTTTGGTTTTGGCTGGGCGCGGTGGGCTGCTGGGAGATGAGATGGGGCTGGGTAAAACCGTGCAAAGTATCGCGCTTGTGACCAGTTTCCTGTCACAGAGAAAGGCTCAAGAAACGATACTCATTGTCTGTCCTAAGTCACTTTGTGGGAACTGGCTGTCTGAATTTGAGCGCTTTGCACCCCAATTGAGGGTGGCAATTTCTCAAGGTAGTAAGCGTGATTCATTGCTGAATAGTATTGACGCATGGAACGTGATAATTACCACTTATCAGTTGATTGTTAGAGATATTGATAAATTAAAGATTAAAAATTTTGGGCTTATTTTATTGGATGAAGCTAGCTACATCCGTAACCCGGATACGGATGCGGCCAAAAGCCTGCGGAGTCTGCGAGCGCATGCCCGAGTGGCCTTAACGGGAACTCCGGTGGAGAATAGCACCCGAGATCTTTGGTCCATTTACCAATTTCTTCTGCCCGGTTACCTCGGCAGTCGTGAAAATTTCAAAGAACGTTTTGATCAGCCCATCCAGACCGCATTGGGCACACCTGCGGGGCAGGCGGCGAGCGAGCGCCTGAAAAAGCTCATTCGCCCCTACTTTTTGCGGCGAACCAAACGCGAAGTGCTCAAGGACCTGCCCGATAAGATTGAGCAAGTACTTTGGTGTGATCCCTCGCCTGCACAGGGTGAGGTTTACCGTCGTCTTCTGGAAGAAGGGCGCGAGGAGATCAAGGCTGCCCGTAAACGTTCGGGACAAGGTGGGGCGAAGATGACCATGTTCACTGTTTTGCTGCGTCTGCGCCAAGCCTGCTGTGACCTGCGGCTGACTGGGCTGCAAGGTGATACACTGGGTAAACTGGAGCGTGAAGACCTGTCTGGAAAATGGCCAATGCTTCAAGAGCGGCTGGATGGTATCATTGAAGGAGGAGGCAAGGTCCTGATATTCAGTCAGTTCGTCCAGTATTTACGCCTGGTTCGTGATTACTTGGGGGAGCAAAAAACACCCTATGCTTATTTGGATGGCAGTAGCCAGGATCGGGATGCCCAGGTGAAGACCTTTCAGTCACATCCATCCTGTCGGGTTTTTCTCATCAGTTTAAAAGCAGGTGGTTATGGTCTCAACCTGACGGCTGCAGACCATGTCATTTTGCTAGATCCCTGGTGGAACCCGGCGGTGGAATCGCAGGCGATAGATCGAGCTCACCGTATTGGCCAGCAGCGGGTGGTGACGGCCTACCGTCTGGCCATCCGTGGAACGGTGGAGGAGCGTATCCTCGCTCTCCAAGCTAAAAAAAGAGGTTTGGTGGAGGCGGCGCTTGATGAGCAGTCTCCTCTGATGGCCGGGTTACAAGAAAGTGATCTGGAGGCTTTGATTGAGGGATGA